A single genomic interval of Nitratidesulfovibrio sp. SRB-5 harbors:
- a CDS encoding Hsp20/alpha crystallin family protein, with product MTDITERNASVARTGETGGAERSASVREGSAARIERFSPATDIIEQADGFHILMDLPGVPPDGLTIDLEENEVTVTGRSSYAPAGNDRRMHAEFDAVEFVRTFTLSDMVDRERIRAVLKDGVLNLFLPKAEAAKPRRIEISQG from the coding sequence ATGACCGACATTACCGAACGCAACGCCAGTGTGGCCCGCACCGGTGAAACCGGCGGCGCCGAACGGTCCGCCTCGGTACGCGAAGGAAGCGCCGCGCGCATCGAGCGTTTTTCTCCCGCCACAGACATCATCGAGCAGGCCGACGGTTTTCACATCCTGATGGACCTGCCCGGTGTGCCGCCGGACGGTCTGACCATCGACCTCGAGGAGAACGAGGTCACTGTCACCGGGCGCAGCAGCTACGCCCCGGCGGGCAACGACCGGCGCATGCACGCCGAGTTCGACGCCGTGGAGTTCGTGCGCACCTTCACCCTGTCGGACATGGTGGACAGGGAGCGCATCCGCGCCGTGCTCAAGGACGGGGTACTGAACCTGTTCCTGCCCAAGGCGGAAGCGGCCAAGCCGCGGCGCATCGAAATCTCGCAGGGATAA
- a CDS encoding glycine zipper 2TM domain-containing protein: MRQLKALVALLIVGLALSGCAQTYGGGTYKGGQTRMSHTVQYGTVEQVNDSVIEDNPSGLGALGGAVVGGVLGNMIGGGKGRVLTTLGGAVAGGAAGYAGEQAMKTKKAIEITVRLENGQVMSVVQEPDETFMVGDRVRILTGSDGSARVRH, translated from the coding sequence ATGCGTCAACTCAAGGCCCTCGTGGCGCTGCTGATCGTCGGGCTTGCCCTTTCCGGCTGCGCCCAGACCTATGGCGGCGGCACTTACAAGGGCGGGCAGACCCGCATGTCGCACACCGTGCAGTACGGCACAGTGGAACAGGTCAATGATTCCGTGATCGAAGACAACCCCAGCGGTCTCGGCGCGCTTGGCGGTGCCGTGGTGGGCGGTGTGCTTGGCAACATGATCGGCGGCGGCAAGGGCCGCGTGCTGACCACCCTTGGCGGTGCCGTGGCCGGTGGCGCCGCGGGCTATGCCGGCGAGCAGGCCATGAAGACCAAGAAGGCCATCGAGATCACCGTCAGGCTGGAGAACGGACAGGTGATGTCCGTGGTGCAGGAGCCGGACGAAACCTTCATGGTGGGTGACCGGGTGCGCATCCTGACAGGAAGCGACGGTTCGGCCCGCGTCCGCCACTAG
- a CDS encoding EAL domain-containing protein, protein MPLPTLADTGAVAAVAAAAIVTPIATARPAWAAVEGAVPWTSSALLFGLAAGLVLGLLAGLRLRRGKAAGAKQDVQRGALPHAHAAASGQADASGRANTSTQAVDLDRAREQYHAIFTNAPVGIFRVTPEGRYENVNPEYARIWGCPTTEEMLECVSDIPRQMYANPADRQRFVGALQATGRVDRMELRLKRRDGSLFWGLVSARLVRGPAPAQAAQTGQIAKTGQTAGTGAPNGTYRADAKAGNAPAEVDYIDGFVLDITEQKAMQDQLSEAWRRLRDIIDFLPDAVLVLDASRRVIAWNRAMEEMTGHSASEMLGRGNFEYALPFYGERIPLLGDWFFSPDMPQPSHYTRFSEHGDKLAAEAYVPTLFGGRGAHVWTVASALRDGEGRLNGVIQTIRDITERHNQVRELEKSRQRYDMAISATNDGIWEWELATNTLYHSPRCLEILGRAPDATLSPMAIAAILHPEDRLRVLTEVRRITGEDAERFEHEFRIRHTDGTWRWVLARGAARRGPGGRLNRVAGALADITDHKQGDAIAGILFHIANAINETRDLDELFLSIHTALRRHVQAPNFFIALINEPEDRLDFAYFADERDARYKPVEHISNPTVQSPTLEVIRTGRQVHLHSDDIEARPVFGSRPAAWLGTPLRSRGKVIGAMVVQHYEDSEFFSARDAELMVPVAEQVAVAIERKQGEEMLTHLALHDPLTGLPNRALLLDRIERAIQRRRRNDSYRFAVLMLDLDRFKFINDSHGHTTGDNLLVEVARRMRPVVRAGDTVARLGGDEFALLLEDVDSPRRIVQITRRLLAALERPVRMGAKVVRTSASIGMVLRTQGYDTADALLRDADIAMYQAKAQGKGRFRVFNQSMHRHTMEMMTLEGDLSMAMRRKQLYLEYQPVFAVDGPRLLGFEALVRWRHPTEGAVPPARFIPMAEETGLILRIGQWVLEQAAATLARWRATLPGAHDLYVSVNLSARQASQPNLTGRVARILSDTGLPPEALKLEITETAIMKDPDGALQRLEALRRLGVGIGIDDFGTGYSSLAYLQRFPVDTLKVDRSFVSAVAGDAENREIVRTVVTLGRSLGLHVVAEGVETAEQFAIVAELGCHSVQGYHFSRPVAEERAVEFITAGGVPDASTGTTAPTGSGGPDEPGEPDASAPATTEPR, encoded by the coding sequence TTGCCCCTGCCGACCCTGGCCGACACTGGCGCCGTTGCCGCCGTTGCCGCCGCTGCCATCGTCACCCCCATTGCCACCGCCCGCCCGGCCTGGGCCGCCGTCGAAGGCGCCGTGCCGTGGACGTCGTCCGCGCTGCTGTTCGGCCTTGCCGCCGGGCTGGTGCTGGGCCTGCTGGCGGGGTTGCGTCTGCGGCGCGGCAAGGCCGCTGGCGCGAAGCAGGATGTTCAGCGGGGCGCTCTGCCTCATGCGCACGCCGCCGCTTCGGGCCAGGCAGACGCTTCGGGTCGGGCAAACACTTCGACTCAGGCGGTGGACCTGGACCGGGCACGCGAACAGTACCACGCCATTTTCACCAACGCGCCGGTGGGCATCTTCCGCGTGACGCCCGAAGGCCGCTACGAGAACGTCAACCCGGAATACGCGCGCATCTGGGGCTGCCCCACCACGGAAGAAATGCTGGAATGCGTCTCGGACATTCCCCGGCAGATGTACGCCAACCCGGCAGACCGCCAGCGCTTCGTTGGTGCGTTGCAGGCCACGGGCCGCGTGGACCGCATGGAACTGCGCCTCAAGCGGCGCGACGGCAGCCTGTTCTGGGGGCTTGTCAGCGCGCGCCTGGTGCGCGGCCCTGCTCCTGCCCAGGCTGCGCAAACGGGCCAGATCGCCAAAACTGGCCAGACTGCCGGAACGGGCGCGCCGAACGGCACGTACCGTGCCGACGCAAAGGCGGGCAACGCCCCGGCAGAGGTGGACTACATCGACGGCTTCGTGCTGGACATCACCGAACAGAAGGCGATGCAGGACCAGCTTTCCGAGGCGTGGCGCAGGCTGCGCGACATCATCGACTTTCTGCCCGACGCCGTTCTGGTGCTGGACGCAAGCCGCCGGGTCATTGCCTGGAACCGCGCCATGGAGGAAATGACCGGCCATTCCGCCAGCGAGATGCTGGGACGCGGCAACTTCGAATATGCCCTGCCCTTCTACGGCGAACGCATCCCCCTGCTGGGCGACTGGTTCTTCAGTCCGGACATGCCCCAGCCCAGCCACTACACCCGGTTCAGCGAGCACGGCGACAAACTGGCGGCGGAGGCCTACGTGCCCACGCTGTTCGGCGGTCGGGGCGCCCACGTGTGGACCGTGGCATCCGCCCTGCGCGATGGCGAAGGGCGGCTGAACGGGGTCATCCAGACCATCCGCGACATCACCGAGCGGCACAACCAGGTGCGGGAACTGGAAAAAAGCCGCCAGCGCTACGACATGGCCATCTCCGCCACCAACGACGGCATCTGGGAATGGGAACTGGCCACCAATACCCTGTACCATTCGCCGCGCTGCCTCGAAATCCTGGGGCGTGCCCCCGACGCGACCCTGTCGCCCATGGCCATCGCGGCCATCCTGCACCCGGAGGACAGGCTGCGCGTGCTGACGGAGGTGCGCCGCATCACCGGAGAGGACGCGGAACGCTTCGAGCATGAATTCCGCATCCGCCACACCGACGGCACGTGGCGCTGGGTTCTGGCGCGCGGCGCGGCCCGGCGTGGCCCCGGCGGGCGCCTGAACCGAGTGGCCGGAGCGCTGGCCGACATCACCGACCACAAGCAGGGCGACGCCATCGCGGGCATCCTGTTCCACATCGCCAACGCCATCAACGAAACGCGTGACCTGGACGAACTGTTCCTGTCCATCCACACCGCCCTGCGCCGCCACGTGCAGGCCCCCAACTTCTTCATTGCCCTGATCAACGAACCGGAAGACCGGCTGGACTTCGCCTACTTCGCCGACGAGCGCGACGCCCGTTACAAGCCGGTGGAGCACATTTCCAACCCCACCGTGCAAAGCCCCACGCTGGAGGTCATCCGCACCGGCAGGCAGGTGCACCTGCACAGCGACGACATCGAGGCGCGCCCGGTGTTCGGGTCGCGCCCGGCGGCCTGGCTGGGCACCCCGCTACGCTCGCGCGGCAAGGTCATCGGGGCCATGGTGGTGCAACATTACGAGGATTCGGAATTCTTCTCGGCCCGCGACGCGGAACTGATGGTGCCGGTGGCCGAGCAGGTGGCCGTGGCCATAGAACGCAAGCAGGGCGAGGAAATGCTGACCCATCTCGCCCTGCACGACCCGCTTACCGGCCTGCCCAACCGCGCCCTGCTGCTGGACCGCATAGAGCGGGCCATCCAGCGCCGCCGCCGCAACGACAGCTACCGCTTTGCCGTGCTGATGCTGGACCTGGACCGCTTCAAGTTCATCAATGACAGCCACGGCCACACCACCGGCGACAACCTGCTGGTGGAAGTGGCCCGGCGCATGCGACCGGTGGTGCGCGCGGGCGACACCGTGGCCCGCCTTGGCGGCGACGAGTTTGCCCTGCTGCTGGAAGACGTGGACTCGCCCCGGCGCATCGTGCAGATCACCCGCCGCCTGCTGGCCGCGCTGGAACGCCCGGTGCGCATGGGCGCCAAGGTGGTGCGCACGTCCGCCAGCATCGGCATGGTCCTGCGCACCCAGGGGTACGACACAGCCGACGCGCTGCTGCGCGACGCGGACATCGCCATGTACCAGGCCAAGGCCCAGGGCAAGGGGCGGTTCCGGGTGTTCAACCAGTCCATGCACCGCCACACCATGGAAATGATGACCCTGGAAGGCGACCTTTCCATGGCCATGCGCCGCAAGCAGCTGTACCTGGAGTACCAGCCGGTGTTCGCCGTGGACGGCCCGCGACTTCTGGGTTTCGAGGCGCTGGTGCGCTGGCGGCACCCCACCGAGGGCGCGGTGCCTCCAGCCCGGTTCATTCCCATGGCCGAGGAAACGGGGCTGATCCTGCGCATCGGCCAATGGGTGCTGGAACAGGCGGCGGCCACCCTGGCCCGCTGGCGGGCCACCCTGCCCGGCGCGCATGACCTGTACGTTTCGGTAAACCTTTCGGCGCGGCAGGCCTCGCAGCCCAACCTTACCGGGCGCGTGGCCCGCATCCTGTCCGACACCGGGCTGCCGCCGGAAGCCCTGAAGCTGGAGATAACCGAAACGGCCATCATGAAGGACCCGGACGGCGCGTTGCAGCGGCTGGAAGCGCTGCGCAGGCTGGGGGTGGGCATCGGCATCGACGACTTCGGCACCGGCTACTCGTCGCTGGCATACCTGCAACGCTTTCCGGTGGATACGTTGAAGGTGGACCGTTCGTTCGTGTCCGCCGTGGCCGGGGATGCGGAAAACCGCGAGATCGTGCGCACCGTGGTCACCCTTGGCCGCAGCCTGGGCCTGCACGTGGTGGCCGAAGGGGTGGAGACGGCGGAACAGTTCGCCATCGTGGCGGAACTGGGCTGCCACTCGGTGCAGGGGTACCATTTCTCCCGCCCCGTTGCCGAAGAACGGGCCGTGGAGTTCATCACCGCCGGGGGCGTTCCCGACGCTTCCACGGGCACGACTGCCCCGACAGGGAGCGGTGGCCCAGACGAACCCGGCGAGCCGGACGCCAGCGCCCCCGCAACAACCGAACCGCGCTGA
- a CDS encoding Hsp20/alpha crystallin family protein yields the protein MVIDFSTLYDMPKSFERMFDEMSRLHSFSSRRTAYPLLNVHENEDGYTVDVSVPGVAPGDVELTLTDRNLIIKGERKATEGRYFRQERLSGSFQRILSLNVPVDRDRVSARSENGILRVTLPKAEAVKPRKIAVEAQAGGVQ from the coding sequence ATGGTGATTGACTTCAGCACACTGTACGACATGCCGAAAAGTTTCGAGAGGATGTTCGACGAGATGTCGCGTTTGCATTCGTTCAGCTCGCGGCGCACTGCATACCCGTTGCTGAACGTGCATGAGAACGAAGACGGCTACACCGTGGACGTCAGCGTTCCCGGCGTGGCACCTGGAGACGTGGAACTGACCCTTACCGACCGCAACCTGATCATCAAGGGCGAGCGCAAGGCCACCGAGGGCAGATACTTCCGGCAGGAACGCCTTTCCGGCTCGTTCCAGCGCATCCTGAGCCTGAACGTGCCCGTGGACCGCGACCGCGTTTCCGCCCGCAGCGAGAACGGCATCCTGCGGGTGACCCTGCCCAAGGCCGAAGCCGTGAAGCCGCGCAAGATCGCCGTCGAAGCGCAGGCAGGAGGTGTGCAGTGA
- a CDS encoding RNA recognition motif domain-containing protein, with translation MAKSIYVGNLPWSATEDEVRSLFSPYGTVLSVKLVTDRETGRARGFGFVEMDDAAAAAAIEALDNTPFGGRNLRVNEAQPKAPRPPRY, from the coding sequence ATGGCCAAGTCTATCTACGTCGGCAATCTGCCTTGGTCCGCCACCGAGGACGAAGTGCGCAGCCTGTTCAGCCCTTACGGCACGGTGCTTTCCGTCAAGCTGGTCACCGACCGTGAAACCGGGCGTGCCCGTGGTTTCGGCTTTGTCGAGATGGATGACGCCGCTGCCGCGGCGGCCATCGAAGCTCTGGACAACACCCCGTTCGGCGGTCGCAACCTGCGCGTCAACGAGGCGCAGCCCAAGGCGCCCCGCCCGCCCCGCTACTAG
- a CDS encoding magnesium transporter CorA family protein, with amino-acid sequence MTANGAESTGPAVIWPGSAESTRPAVIWHDVTTTSRDDLGRFLAPYDLPDDVTEACLAPRRYPEVSVFPSGIMVHLPTRHDWIALHGRYLTVLCLPGRMITLHDEHIPLLDKLVQMIRSGNAPLQASVQALLIFLLDACIDANVHFYMEARTHVEQLAELLDDTPDAVSPDDILPLKRAITRLSIQFEDQFYCLATLQTLQATALPLTSQREGLRDIMDNQSHLARSQARLEMRLRDLYQFYLLVLQRRTDHRIRVLTVLTAVCMPLSVIAGIYGMNFRHMPELDWDYGYYVALGGMLAVAGGMMWFFHKRGWFR; translated from the coding sequence ATGACGGCAAACGGTGCCGAGTCCACGGGGCCTGCCGTAATATGGCCAGGCAGTGCCGAGTCCACGAGGCCTGCCGTAATATGGCATGACGTCACCACCACCTCGCGCGACGACCTTGGCCGCTTCCTGGCCCCCTACGACCTGCCCGACGACGTGACCGAGGCCTGCCTTGCGCCGCGCCGCTACCCCGAAGTCAGCGTGTTCCCCTCGGGCATCATGGTCCACCTGCCCACCCGCCACGACTGGATCGCGCTGCATGGCCGCTACCTGACCGTGCTCTGCCTGCCGGGCCGCATGATCACCCTGCACGACGAACACATCCCCCTGCTGGACAAACTGGTGCAAATGATCCGCTCCGGCAACGCGCCGCTCCAGGCCAGCGTGCAGGCCCTGCTCATCTTTCTGCTGGACGCCTGCATCGACGCCAACGTGCACTTCTACATGGAAGCCCGCACGCACGTGGAACAGCTGGCCGAACTACTGGACGACACCCCCGACGCGGTCAGCCCCGACGACATCCTGCCGCTGAAGCGCGCCATCACCCGGCTGTCCATCCAGTTCGAGGACCAGTTCTACTGCCTGGCCACGCTCCAGACATTACAGGCCACCGCCCTGCCCCTGACCAGCCAGCGCGAGGGCCTGCGCGACATCATGGACAACCAGAGTCATCTGGCCCGCAGCCAGGCCCGGCTGGAAATGCGCCTGCGCGACCTGTACCAGTTCTACCTGCTGGTCCTGCAACGCCGCACCGACCACCGCATCCGGGTGCTCACCGTGCTCACGGCGGTGTGCATGCCTCTCTCGGTCATCGCGGGCATCTACGGCATGAACTTCCGCCACATGCCCGAACTGGACTGGGACTACGGCTACTACGTGGCGCTGGGCGGCATGCTGGCGGTGGCCGGAGGCATGATGTGGTTCTTCCACAAGCGCGGCTGGTTCCGGTAG
- the surE gene encoding 5'/3'-nucleotidase SurE produces MTTPRILLTNDDGVHSPGLLAAAEALHPLGGLDVFAPLRQQTAMGRAQTGDRNATLQQVELAVAGAPLRAWACDASPAATVGHGLKVMPGYAPALLVSGINYGENLGASITSSGTVGAALEGACRGIPALAVSMETGIESHHAYTEQDWSAAMHFLALFAGMVLERGLPGDVHVLKIDVPAGATPDTPWRLTRLSPDMYYESRLVAPSLGSRLGDATVTKGPAPGESPETDVYALSMDRVVSVTPLTLDFTARTAFGDIRAWLDGGR; encoded by the coding sequence ATGACAACACCGCGCATCCTGCTGACCAACGACGACGGCGTGCACTCGCCCGGCCTGCTGGCCGCGGCAGAGGCGCTGCACCCCCTGGGCGGGCTGGACGTGTTCGCCCCGCTGCGCCAGCAGACGGCCATGGGCCGCGCCCAGACCGGCGACCGCAACGCAACCCTGCAACAGGTGGAACTTGCCGTGGCGGGCGCGCCGTTGCGGGCCTGGGCCTGCGATGCATCCCCTGCGGCCACGGTGGGCCACGGGCTGAAGGTGATGCCCGGCTACGCCCCCGCGCTGCTGGTATCCGGCATCAACTACGGAGAAAACCTGGGGGCCAGCATCACCAGTTCCGGCACGGTGGGCGCCGCGCTGGAGGGGGCCTGCCGGGGCATTCCGGCGCTGGCCGTTTCCATGGAAACGGGCATCGAATCGCACCACGCCTACACCGAGCAGGACTGGAGCGCCGCCATGCACTTTCTTGCGCTGTTCGCGGGCATGGTGCTGGAGCGCGGCCTGCCCGGCGACGTGCACGTGCTGAAGATAGACGTGCCCGCCGGGGCCACCCCGGATACGCCGTGGCGGCTCACCCGCCTTTCGCCGGACATGTACTACGAATCGCGGCTGGTCGCCCCTTCGCTGGGCAGCAGGCTGGGCGACGCCACCGTGACCAAGGGGCCCGCACCCGGCGAATCGCCGGAAACCGACGTCTACGCCCTCAGCATGGACCGGGTGGTCTCGGTAACCCCGCTGACCCTCGACTTCACGGCGCGCACCGCCTTTGGCGACATCCGCGCGTGGCTGGACGGCGGGCGCTGA